A portion of the Candidatus Pristimantibacillus lignocellulolyticus genome contains these proteins:
- the murQ gene encoding N-acetylmuramic acid 6-phosphate etherase gives MNDYLAGLTTEAVNPETFIIDECTTEQMVQLMNQQDALVPAAVAKEIPYIAKAVDILHHKLSNDGRMFYIGAGTSGRLGVLDASECPPTFGTDPLLVQGYIAGGDIALRKAVEGCEDDAEEGIALIESIGITEKDAVIGISASGSANFVIAALTRAKELGAATIGVCNNKDSKFEPIVDVCISPVVGAEAISGSTRLKAGTAQKLVLNMLTTCTMVKLGKTYNNLMVDLKASNIKLVDRSVRIIMRTTDVDSSTATEVLEKASMNCKLAIMMIKTGLDALEAEKALNENGGRLKQAITSLAYGK, from the coding sequence AGCAAATGGTACAGCTAATGAATCAACAAGATGCTCTGGTGCCCGCAGCTGTAGCCAAAGAAATTCCGTACATTGCAAAGGCGGTAGATATTCTACATCATAAATTATCTAATGATGGCAGAATGTTTTACATAGGAGCAGGTACTTCGGGGAGATTAGGTGTATTAGATGCCTCCGAATGTCCTCCTACCTTTGGTACTGACCCACTCTTGGTTCAGGGGTATATCGCAGGCGGTGATATTGCGCTGCGAAAAGCTGTTGAAGGGTGCGAAGACGATGCTGAAGAAGGTATCGCTTTAATCGAAAGTATTGGAATAACAGAAAAGGATGCAGTAATCGGCATCTCGGCGAGTGGCAGTGCGAACTTTGTAATTGCCGCGTTGACGAGGGCGAAGGAACTTGGAGCAGCAACGATTGGTGTTTGTAACAATAAGGATTCCAAGTTTGAACCGATCGTCGATGTTTGTATCTCACCTGTTGTTGGAGCAGAAGCTATTAGTGGCTCAACTCGATTAAAGGCTGGTACTGCTCAGAAGCTAGTGCTTAATATGCTAACCACATGTACGATGGTCAAATTAGGGAAAACTTATAATAACCTAATGGTTGACCTGAAGGCTAGCAACATTAAGTTAGTAGATCGTTCTGTTCGTATCATTATGAGAACAACTGATGTAGATTCATCAACCGCCACAGAAGTACTTGAAAAGGCATCTATGAATTGTAAGTTAGCAATAATGATGATTAAGACGGGGTTAGATGCACTCGAAGCAGAGAAAGCGCTCAATGAAAATGGAGGCCGCTTAAAACAAGCAATCACATCATTAGCGTATGGTAAGTGA
- a CDS encoding anhydro-N-acetylmuramic acid kinase, whose protein sequence is MDNKTKVEAKYVVGLMSGTSVDGIDAAVIEISPVHEGERAIAVRLLAFENTSFPETARNEIFELFNPANATIDRVGAMNMWLGELYAGAALSVIEQSGLHPSQITAIGSHGQTIYHAPEANWVDGYNLHCTVQIGDGAVIANRTAIATVSDFRVADMAMGGQGAPLVPFTEYLLYTNEKQTQLLQNIGGIGNITVLPANALPSDVFAFDTGPGNMIIDGLVSELFPPMTMDVGGEIAARGTIIDELLNWLKQDEYYTLELPKSTGRERFGNQYVAQIIAMMNEKGWSAVDVIATVTYLTAWSISDSYERYIAPKHRAGQLLIGGGGSYNATLLSNLKQLFAEHEVEVLTQEDIGGNSDAKEAIAFALLAYFTMEGSANNIPQVTGASEPVVMGKISLPYSR, encoded by the coding sequence ATGGATAATAAAACAAAAGTAGAAGCGAAATACGTAGTTGGCTTGATGTCTGGTACATCGGTAGATGGTATTGATGCAGCGGTAATCGAAATATCTCCAGTTCATGAGGGAGAGCGAGCGATAGCAGTTCGCTTACTAGCTTTTGAGAATACATCTTTTCCTGAAACAGCTAGAAATGAAATATTTGAATTGTTTAATCCTGCCAATGCTACGATAGATCGAGTAGGTGCGATGAATATGTGGCTTGGTGAATTATATGCTGGGGCTGCATTATCTGTTATCGAGCAAAGTGGACTTCATCCTTCACAAATTACAGCTATTGGTTCTCACGGTCAAACGATCTATCATGCACCAGAGGCTAATTGGGTTGATGGCTACAATTTGCACTGCACTGTACAAATTGGTGATGGTGCGGTTATTGCCAATCGCACAGCAATAGCTACCGTATCTGATTTTCGCGTAGCAGATATGGCAATGGGAGGGCAAGGAGCACCATTAGTACCTTTTACAGAGTATTTATTGTATACGAATGAAAAACAAACACAACTTTTGCAAAATATTGGTGGTATAGGAAATATAACTGTTCTGCCAGCGAATGCTTTACCAAGTGATGTATTTGCCTTTGATACAGGCCCAGGCAATATGATTATTGATGGGCTTGTATCAGAGTTATTCCCACCGATGACGATGGATGTAGGTGGAGAGATTGCTGCACGAGGGACCATCATTGATGAGTTGCTGAACTGGCTCAAGCAGGATGAATACTATACGTTGGAGCTACCCAAATCAACAGGTAGGGAACGATTCGGTAACCAATACGTTGCACAAATTATAGCAATGATGAACGAAAAGGGTTGGAGTGCGGTCGATGTCATTGCGACGGTTACTTACTTAACGGCATGGAGTATTTCAGATAGCTATGAGCGATACATCGCACCTAAGCATCGTGCTGGGCAGTTGCTTATTGGCGGCGGAGGTAGTTATAATGCAACGTTATTGAGTAACTTGAAGCAATTGTTTGCAGAGCATGAAGTGGAAGTGTTGACGCAGGAAGATATCGGTGGCAACAGTGATGCTAAGGAAGCTATTGCCTTTGCACTACTTGCTTACTTTACGATGGAAGGGTCAGCGAATAATATTCCACAAGTAACAGGTGCATCAGAGCCTGTTGTTATGGGGAAAATTTCTTTGCCGTATTCGCGGTAA
- a CDS encoding extracellular solute-binding protein: MKKRSRVLTLFLAVTMLVSLLAACSGNGNNGNNAPATNSGNTNSPTSEPAAAKDTITALLPPASANYQARFADMEKEFNALYPHLTLKIEPASWEDMTQKLDTQVNAGSPPDIAWVGSTATSKYAALGMLLDINNALTDEMKADYDEIPMKYFQLEGAQYGLPAYMAVHSIGGNKQFLEEAGIDWKAVQQNGWTYDEFREAIKAGVVKDAKGDTSRYGFVFATAGVTSKDYLSIMAKSAGLPEYFDENLKFSYTSKNFLGLLTSIRQLIDDGSMPKELSSIDAGKRWNMFLTGQTMITGKGLASFENSARLNNEKIKANDGSAVAESIEAEYVPLPVPTFNGASYIPTTVVDGYIALRGKKDPTEEHTKNIALAMYYLSSGSVAANYSNELFLSPITETARNAEVLEVYPRSEENIKADEAMMSKAVAARTDIPTDLAAEAIKIETEVIVPKLQALLANEITPQEMYDAVKAAAIKSFGEEGVVVD, encoded by the coding sequence ATGAAAAAGAGATCGCGTGTTTTAACTCTATTTTTGGCAGTAACAATGCTTGTATCATTATTGGCAGCTTGTAGCGGCAACGGGAACAATGGAAATAATGCTCCTGCTACAAATTCTGGTAACACAAATAGTCCTACTTCTGAACCAGCAGCGGCTAAGGATACGATTACTGCGTTATTACCACCAGCATCAGCTAACTATCAAGCGCGCTTTGCTGACATGGAAAAAGAATTCAATGCATTATATCCGCATCTTACATTAAAAATCGAACCAGCAAGCTGGGAAGATATGACACAAAAGCTAGACACTCAAGTTAATGCAGGTTCTCCACCAGATATCGCATGGGTTGGTTCCACTGCAACATCTAAATATGCTGCACTTGGTATGTTGTTAGATATTAACAACGCTTTAACTGATGAGATGAAAGCAGATTACGATGAAATTCCTATGAAATATTTCCAACTAGAAGGTGCACAATACGGTTTGCCTGCATACATGGCAGTACACTCTATTGGTGGTAACAAGCAATTCCTTGAAGAAGCAGGTATTGATTGGAAAGCTGTTCAACAAAATGGCTGGACATATGATGAATTCCGTGAAGCGATTAAAGCTGGTGTGGTGAAAGATGCTAAAGGCGATACTTCTCGTTACGGTTTCGTGTTTGCAACAGCTGGCGTAACTTCTAAAGACTATTTGAGCATTATGGCTAAGTCTGCAGGTCTTCCTGAATACTTTGATGAAAATCTTAAGTTCTCTTACACAAGTAAAAACTTCTTAGGTCTTCTAACATCTATTCGTCAATTGATTGATGATGGTTCTATGCCAAAAGAGTTAAGCTCTATCGATGCTGGTAAACGTTGGAACATGTTCTTAACAGGCCAAACGATGATTACTGGTAAAGGTCTAGCAAGCTTTGAAAACTCTGCACGCTTGAACAATGAAAAAATTAAAGCTAATGATGGTTCAGCAGTAGCGGAATCTATCGAGGCAGAATACGTTCCACTTCCAGTACCAACATTCAATGGTGCTAGCTACATCCCTACTACTGTTGTTGATGGTTACATCGCATTACGTGGTAAAAAAGATCCTACTGAAGAGCACACGAAAAATATCGCTTTAGCGATGTACTACTTGTCTTCTGGTTCGGTAGCTGCAAACTATAGTAATGAATTGTTCTTATCTCCAATTACTGAAACAGCTAGAAACGCTGAAGTTTTAGAAGTATATCCTCGTAGCGAAGAAAACATTAAAGCAGATGAAGCGATGATGTCTAAAGCAGTTGCTGCTCGTACAGACATTCCTACTGATCTTGCTGCAGAAGCTATCAAAATCGAAACTGAGGTTATCGTTCCGAAGTTGCAAGCTCTACTAGCAAACGAGATTACACCACAAGAAATGTATGATGCAGTTAAAGCAGCTGCAATCAAATCCTTCGGTGAAGAAGGCGTAGTTGTAGACTAA
- a CDS encoding sugar ABC transporter permease — protein MSQTLTRKKKLKIESDSGWGYAFIAVALIAFSLFTAYPVINAFIISLQDYRPLGSTYVGLENFKESFTDGLFWKALKNTGVYTLLTVPFNIFLSFLVAILILPFKKRTQTVFKAIYYLPAVASGVALAVVWLWIFDPLKSGIANQIVMFFGLENQNWLGSSATAMFSLVLMSWLSSHGTAIIIYLAALLGIDNSYYEAAEIDGASFLQKLWFIVIPFLKPTTLFLLVTGMIGSFQVFQNAYLMTGGGPDHATTMVGLLIFNNAFTYFEFGEAAAQSLILAVIIGIVSFIQFKFLGKDIEY, from the coding sequence ATGAGTCAAACATTAACTAGAAAAAAGAAATTAAAAATCGAAAGTGATTCAGGATGGGGATATGCTTTTATCGCAGTAGCACTTATTGCATTTTCTTTGTTTACTGCATATCCAGTCATTAACGCTTTCATAATTAGCTTACAAGATTACAGACCATTAGGGTCCACTTATGTAGGATTAGAAAATTTCAAAGAGTCATTCACTGATGGTCTTTTTTGGAAGGCTCTAAAAAATACAGGTGTTTATACGTTATTAACGGTTCCGTTCAATATCTTTTTGTCATTCTTAGTCGCAATATTAATTTTACCGTTTAAGAAAAGAACACAGACGGTGTTTAAGGCAATCTATTATTTACCGGCAGTAGCATCTGGTGTAGCACTAGCTGTAGTATGGCTTTGGATTTTTGATCCTTTGAAATCGGGTATTGCCAATCAGATCGTTATGTTTTTTGGTCTAGAGAATCAAAACTGGCTTGGTTCCAGTGCAACAGCGATGTTTTCACTTGTATTAATGTCGTGGTTATCTAGTCACGGTACAGCAATTATAATCTATCTAGCTGCATTACTTGGTATTGATAACAGCTATTATGAAGCAGCTGAAATTGACGGTGCATCTTTCTTGCAAAAGCTTTGGTTTATCGTCATTCCTTTCCTTAAGCCAACAACGCTATTCTTACTTGTTACAGGTATGATTGGATCTTTCCAAGTGTTCCAAAACGCTTATCTAATGACAGGCGGTGGACCAGACCATGCAACGACAATGGTAGGATTGTTAATATTTAACAATGCGTTCACATATTTCGAATTTGGTGAGGCAGCAGCACAATCTTTAATACTTGCAGTAATTATTGGAATTGTTTCATTCATTCAATTTAAGTTCTTAGGCAAAGACATCGAATACTAG
- a CDS encoding DUF1343 domain-containing protein → MVLNGIDSILNYRHLFEGKRVGLITAPTGLTKDFQSTITILHENFHLAAMFSPEHGVRGDLDAGALVDTYIDPFTSVPVYSLYRKDSKRLTTEMLEKVDIVVYDIQDVGVRYYTFIYTMLYALEDCAKAGIPFVVLDRVNPLNGTTVEGNILKPGFKSFVGNYELAARYGLTAGEVATMANDQMNWNASLHVILLEGWERSMSFPQTGLTWVHPSLGMPRYETALLYVGTCLFEGTNCSEGRGTTFPFEMIGAPYIGAQQLSDELNAKGLAGVRFRPVHFKPSSSKHSGELCGGVQLYITDLGAIKPLEVGVTMLFTVRDLYEQFSFLPPIKEGSRPFIDLLGGDNIYRTKHVQAKELLEQFAEESNQFAQIKQQYHLYK, encoded by the coding sequence ATGGTGTTAAATGGAATAGATTCTATTTTGAACTATCGTCATTTGTTTGAAGGTAAACGCGTAGGGCTAATTACTGCTCCAACAGGTCTAACAAAAGATTTCCAGTCTACAATTACTATTTTGCATGAAAACTTTCATCTAGCAGCAATGTTTTCTCCAGAGCATGGAGTACGAGGAGATCTTGATGCTGGTGCTTTAGTAGATACGTATATTGATCCCTTTACTAGTGTTCCTGTTTATAGTTTGTATCGTAAAGATTCCAAGCGCTTAACAACTGAAATGCTAGAGAAAGTAGACATTGTTGTCTATGATATTCAAGATGTTGGTGTACGCTATTATACTTTCATTTATACGATGCTGTATGCACTAGAAGATTGTGCGAAGGCAGGTATACCATTTGTTGTCCTCGATCGTGTTAATCCGTTGAATGGTACAACGGTTGAAGGTAATATTTTGAAGCCTGGCTTTAAATCGTTTGTTGGCAATTATGAGTTAGCTGCTCGGTATGGATTGACAGCAGGGGAAGTAGCGACAATGGCTAACGATCAGATGAATTGGAATGCATCACTACATGTTATTCTTCTAGAGGGCTGGGAACGGAGCATGTCTTTCCCACAGACGGGCTTAACATGGGTTCATCCTTCCTTAGGTATGCCTCGCTACGAAACTGCACTATTATATGTAGGAACATGTTTGTTTGAAGGTACTAATTGCTCGGAAGGGCGCGGCACAACATTCCCCTTTGAAATGATTGGTGCGCCATATATTGGGGCTCAGCAATTATCAGATGAGCTAAATGCGAAAGGTCTCGCAGGGGTTCGCTTCCGTCCCGTACATTTTAAACCTAGTTCATCTAAACATTCAGGTGAATTATGCGGTGGTGTGCAATTATATATTACAGATCTAGGAGCAATTAAACCGCTTGAAGTTGGCGTTACGATGCTGTTTACAGTTAGAGACTTGTACGAGCAGTTTTCATTCCTCCCACCCATAAAGGAAGGATCTCGTCCATTTATTGATTTATTAGGTGGAGATAATATATATCGGACGAAGCATGTTCAAGCGAAAGAGCTACTTGAGCAATTTGCAGAGGAAAGCAACCAGTTTGCTCAAATAAAACAGCAATATCATTTATATAAATAG
- a CDS encoding GNAT family N-acetyltransferase — protein MQIRPFDEEDSSAVVELWNTEATKYNYQPFTELSFRETFIDHRYYDADCLWVGCNGEKIVGFAAGCSGDDLPLGNIAGYITTVIIASPFAEEKHYNAFLKCLEQRFIALGKKQADVLFFNPVKLKWNIPSNPSHEHNNAPGISKDQPLYEVLLTRGYVDRATQCGMYLPLGDFTIPESILEKEKKAMGFGYHITLFDQSVHTNLESLLSALQNPQWEKDVKYYMEQNVPIVIAVQGTECVGFAGPIIRQDNARAFFCGIGVHPEHEGYGLGSTLFFRMVDAFQKADCDYISLFTGIDNPAIRIYQKAGFTVEKEFSILRKELEHE, from the coding sequence ATGCAAATAAGACCTTTTGATGAAGAAGATAGCTCTGCAGTGGTGGAGCTTTGGAATACAGAAGCAACGAAATATAACTATCAGCCATTTACTGAACTTTCGTTTCGTGAAACTTTCATTGATCATCGCTATTACGATGCTGACTGTTTGTGGGTAGGTTGTAATGGTGAGAAAATAGTTGGCTTTGCAGCTGGTTGTAGCGGAGATGATCTTCCACTAGGTAATATTGCAGGATACATAACTACTGTTATTATTGCCAGTCCTTTCGCTGAAGAAAAACATTATAATGCTTTTCTAAAATGCTTAGAGCAAAGATTTATCGCGCTAGGAAAGAAGCAAGCCGATGTACTATTCTTCAATCCTGTGAAGCTGAAATGGAATATTCCTAGCAATCCTAGTCACGAGCATAATAATGCACCAGGTATAAGTAAAGATCAGCCGTTATATGAAGTGTTGCTCACACGAGGTTATGTTGATCGAGCAACGCAATGCGGAATGTATTTACCGCTTGGTGACTTCACTATTCCTGAGAGTATTCTAGAAAAAGAAAAAAAAGCAATGGGATTCGGTTATCACATTACATTATTTGATCAATCTGTTCATACAAACCTAGAATCACTATTGAGTGCGTTGCAAAACCCTCAATGGGAAAAAGATGTTAAATATTATATGGAGCAGAATGTCCCGATCGTAATAGCTGTACAAGGAACAGAATGTGTTGGATTTGCAGGTCCTATTATCCGTCAGGATAATGCCAGAGCATTCTTTTGTGGTATTGGTGTTCATCCAGAACATGAGGGATATGGTCTAGGAAGCACATTATTCTTCCGTATGGTTGATGCTTTTCAGAAAGCAGACTGTGACTATATTTCACTGTTTACTGGGATCGATAATCCAGCCATTCGAATTTATCAAAAAGCAGGATTTACTGTAGAAAAAGAATTTTCTATACTGCGTAAGGAGCTTGAGCATGAGTGA
- a CDS encoding glycoside hydrolase family 3 protein, giving the protein MKTIEQMTLREKIGQMIVTGFPSTEISQEMQEVIEHYKVGNVILFSHNIENKFQLGELVSELQQSFTKHTTIPGFITIDQEGGRVTRMPKDATNVAGAMAIASSGRPENAYSAGRITARELKALGINFNLAPVMDINNNPLNPVINVRSYGDSVENVQNYGIAMMKGLIDGGVMSSLKHFPGHGDTNVDSHIGLPTIDKSLAELEQLELLPFVSAIEQGAHAIMSAHILFPQIEKSGLPGTMSYTIITEILKEKLGFKGLVVSDCLEMDAIKRYYGTAQGALGAIKAGIDLIFISHSAGIVKEAVQLIEDAVAAGDLEEAVIDAAVSKILAYKALYCEVEAPNYNIVGSDVHRRANELMRTETICVVKGEIEQVRARDEQLLFVGSYAYRSDMASSSVNTDANFAQYLSEHFEAAYEIIDIDPSEEQIEATMSNVQHYNHVVIGLFNGRENKGQLELVKRMIASGCKVTAITLGRPYDLSLIEGQFTGIAAFEYSVNAFRSLIPLLNGEQSPTAQITIQL; this is encoded by the coding sequence ATGAAAACAATCGAGCAAATGACACTACGAGAAAAGATAGGACAAATGATTGTTACGGGCTTTCCATCTACCGAGATATCGCAAGAGATGCAGGAAGTAATCGAGCACTATAAAGTCGGGAATGTCATATTATTCTCACATAATATTGAAAATAAATTTCAGCTGGGTGAGCTAGTATCGGAATTACAACAATCATTTACGAAACATACGACTATACCTGGTTTTATTACGATTGATCAAGAAGGTGGCAGAGTTACAAGGATGCCGAAAGATGCGACAAATGTAGCTGGGGCGATGGCGATTGCCTCATCTGGAAGACCAGAAAATGCTTATTCCGCAGGTCGCATAACTGCTCGTGAACTTAAAGCACTAGGAATCAACTTCAACCTTGCGCCTGTTATGGATATTAATAATAATCCACTCAATCCTGTCATCAATGTCCGTTCCTACGGTGATTCAGTAGAAAATGTACAGAATTATGGTATTGCGATGATGAAAGGCTTAATCGATGGTGGAGTGATGTCATCATTGAAGCATTTTCCAGGACATGGCGATACGAATGTAGATTCCCATATTGGGCTACCAACAATTGATAAGTCGCTTGCAGAACTTGAACAATTAGAGCTACTTCCATTTGTGTCAGCAATTGAGCAAGGAGCTCATGCTATAATGAGTGCACATATTTTGTTCCCGCAAATAGAAAAGTCTGGCTTACCTGGTACGATGTCGTATACGATTATTACAGAGATATTAAAAGAAAAGCTTGGGTTTAAAGGGTTAGTCGTATCGGATTGCTTAGAGATGGACGCTATTAAACGTTATTATGGTACGGCGCAAGGAGCATTAGGAGCAATTAAAGCAGGCATCGATCTAATCTTTATTAGTCATTCAGCTGGAATTGTGAAGGAAGCTGTTCAACTTATTGAAGATGCAGTAGCTGCTGGTGATCTAGAAGAAGCAGTGATTGATGCTGCTGTAAGCAAGATTTTAGCTTATAAAGCTCTATATTGCGAGGTAGAAGCACCAAATTATAATATTGTAGGCAGTGATGTACATCGTCGTGCCAATGAGCTGATGCGTACGGAGACGATATGTGTTGTCAAAGGTGAAATTGAGCAAGTACGTGCTAGAGATGAGCAATTACTATTTGTAGGTTCGTATGCCTATCGTAGTGATATGGCATCTAGTAGTGTCAACACAGATGCGAACTTCGCTCAATACTTGAGTGAGCATTTTGAAGCTGCATATGAAATAATTGATATTGATCCTAGTGAAGAGCAAATCGAAGCGACCATGAGTAACGTACAACATTATAATCATGTTGTAATCGGACTATTTAACGGTCGGGAAAATAAAGGACAGCTTGAATTAGTGAAACGAATGATCGCTTCAGGATGCAAGGTAACAGCAATTACACTAGGTAGACCATATGATTTATCGTTAATAGAGGGGCAATTTACTGGAATTGCTGCTTTCGAATATTCTGTTAATGCTTTCCGTTCGCTTATTCCATTACTGAATGGTGAGCAGTCGCCAACTGCACAAATAACGATTCAACTGTAG
- a CDS encoding ATPase → MAYVVGIDGGGTKTAVTIAHDTGELELSFTVGPININGGDRDNIKASFVVMFEQIMSCCGSLENIAYICIGAAGISNPLVKSFLEQNVRDNGYMGQLTITGDQETALYGAQNAMKGIILIAGTGSICFGVNEQGEQHRTGGFGYLIDDEGSGYSIGRDLLSTLVQAEDGRISGTIIPTLVYEQLGLRTVQEIVGFVYDKQTTKKEIANLAPIMTLACEQGDQHALALAKGCADSLYELVVPIINRLELFDTPIAIAGSVLQKSPFVREALASKLSQSYPDVELIMPIKDAAYGAVLMAISKLADNEKR, encoded by the coding sequence ATGGCATATGTCGTTGGGATTGATGGTGGCGGTACGAAAACAGCGGTTACGATCGCACATGATACCGGAGAACTTGAATTATCATTTACCGTTGGACCAATTAACATAAACGGTGGAGATCGAGATAATATTAAGGCTTCATTTGTTGTGATGTTTGAGCAAATAATGAGCTGCTGTGGCTCGCTTGAAAATATTGCATATATTTGTATTGGAGCTGCTGGTATTAGTAATCCGCTTGTGAAAAGCTTCCTTGAGCAAAATGTTAGAGATAACGGTTATATGGGGCAATTAACGATTACAGGTGATCAAGAAACGGCATTGTACGGTGCTCAAAATGCAATGAAAGGGATAATTCTTATTGCAGGTACAGGCTCTATTTGCTTTGGAGTTAACGAGCAAGGCGAGCAGCATCGGACAGGTGGCTTTGGTTATCTCATTGATGATGAAGGTAGCGGTTATAGCATTGGCCGTGATCTGCTGTCTACGTTAGTTCAGGCTGAGGATGGACGAATATCGGGTACGATCATTCCAACTTTAGTATACGAACAACTTGGGTTACGTACAGTACAAGAAATTGTTGGCTTCGTCTATGATAAGCAAACGACGAAAAAGGAGATTGCAAATCTAGCACCGATTATGACACTCGCATGTGAACAAGGAGATCAGCATGCTCTTGCTCTTGCTAAGGGATGCGCCGATTCTTTATATGAACTTGTCGTTCCAATTATTAATCGATTAGAATTATTTGATACACCGATTGCGATCGCAGGTAGTGTACTACAGAAATCACCCTTTGTAAGGGAAGCATTAGCGAGTAAGCTTTCACAAAGCTATCCAGATGTGGAGTTAATCATGCCGATAAAGGACGCAGCTTATGGTGCGGTATTAATGGCAATATCTAAATTAGCAGACAATGAAAAAAGATAA
- a CDS encoding PIG-L family deacetylase: MSEKLTVLAIGAHVGDVELASGGVLASHSLKGDHIVTLALTAGERGVPAGQDMKEYRGQKVKEAEQFASMLGGEAVVFDYCDGELPDTQQIRMEVCDVIRRVKPNIIITHWKNSMHKDHALTHHIVNDARFFASLPTFEREYAAHFAARLYYSENWEDAVDYVPYVYVDFDQAAYDLWIDALSKHWFVTNSKSFKYMDYYKALAVVRGCEARKTYAEAFMVAPETMKVRQTSLW; encoded by the coding sequence ATGAGTGAGAAACTAACGGTTTTGGCAATTGGAGCACATGTAGGTGATGTCGAGCTAGCTTCAGGCGGTGTACTTGCGAGCCATAGCTTAAAAGGAGATCATATTGTAACGTTAGCTTTAACTGCAGGTGAACGCGGTGTTCCAGCAGGGCAGGATATGAAGGAATATCGCGGGCAAAAAGTAAAGGAAGCAGAGCAATTTGCTAGCATGCTTGGCGGAGAAGCAGTAGTATTTGATTATTGCGATGGCGAACTTCCTGATACCCAGCAAATTCGTATGGAGGTCTGTGATGTTATTCGTCGCGTGAAGCCGAACATTATTATTACGCATTGGAAAAATAGTATGCATAAGGACCATGCACTAACACATCATATCGTCAACGATGCTCGATTTTTTGCAAGCCTGCCAACCTTTGAACGAGAGTATGCAGCACATTTTGCAGCAAGATTGTATTACTCGGAAAACTGGGAGGATGCAGTAGATTACGTTCCTTACGTCTATGTAGATTTTGATCAAGCGGCATATGATCTATGGATTGATGCGCTAAGCAAACATTGGTTCGTAACGAATAGCAAATCGTTTAAGTATATGGATTACTATAAAGCTTTGGCGGTTGTACGTGGCTGTGAAGCAAGAAAAACGTATGCGGAAGCATTTATGGTTGCTCCAGAAACGATGAAGGTGAGACAGACTAGTCTTTGGTAG
- a CDS encoding carbohydrate ABC transporter permease — MALFNNNFRSGWALFVRNGLIITFLVLFALATIFPIYFMIISSFGDPVEAGAMSYSIFPSKISFESYKFFFNFNANSYNWLLNSLIVAACITVSNVLFATLAGYAFAKMNFKGKNVLFAILLGSMMIPGQVTQVPLYILIVNVFDLQNTYEALIMPSIVTVYNIFLVKQFMSSIPKEIIEAAKIEGCSQPKIFYYIILPLSKTVMAVLAILTFMAAWNDFFWPFLVTNTMDMQTIQVGLKNFRFANTTYFAPMMAGATISAVPMFILFFSLQKYFLEGVTVGAVKG, encoded by the coding sequence ATGGCTTTATTCAATAACAACTTTAGAAGTGGATGGGCGTTGTTTGTACGGAATGGTCTTATTATTACGTTCCTAGTCCTATTCGCACTAGCAACCATTTTCCCTATTTATTTTATGATTATATCGTCCTTTGGTGATCCAGTAGAAGCTGGTGCAATGAGTTACTCAATTTTCCCAAGTAAAATATCTTTTGAATCTTATAAATTCTTCTTTAATTTCAATGCAAATTCATATAATTGGTTATTAAACTCATTAATTGTAGCAGCTTGTATAACAGTTTCTAACGTATTGTTCGCTACATTGGCTGGTTATGCATTTGCGAAAATGAACTTTAAAGGTAAAAACGTATTGTTTGCAATCTTGTTAGGATCTATGATGATTCCTGGTCAAGTAACACAAGTACCACTTTATATTTTAATTGTTAATGTTTTCGATTTACAAAATACGTATGAAGCATTAATAATGCCGAGTATCGTAACAGTGTACAATATTTTCTTAGTTAAGCAGTTTATGTCCTCTATTCCTAAGGAAATTATAGAGGCAGCTAAAATTGAGGGATGTTCTCAACCGAAAATTTTCTATTACATCATTCTTCCACTATCTAAAACAGTTATGGCTGTTCTAGCAATCCTTACATTTATGGCAGCTTGGAATGATTTCTTCTGGCCGTTCCTAGTAACGAATACGATGGATATGCAAACGATTCAAGTCGGCTTGAAAAACTTCCGTTTTGCTAATACAACCTATTTTGCACCAATGATGGCGGGTGCAACAATTTCAGCAGTACCAATGTTTATTTTATTCTTCAGCCTACAAAAATACTTCCTTGAAGGGGTAACGGTAGGAGCGGTGAAAGGTTAA